The window CCAGGGTCCGCAGCGAGGTCGGCACGGGCAGCTGCTCACCGGGACGCGGCGGCGTCGGGCTGTCGGCGAGGGCCCGGCCCAGCTCCAGGGCGAAGAGCGGGTTGCCGCCGCTGGTGCGGTGGATGTCGCGTACGGCGGAGCGGGGCAGACCGGTGTGGCCGCGGTGCTCCAGCAGCTCGGCGACGTGCGTCCTCGACAGCGGGGTGAGCCGGAGGGCGAGGGTGTCGGGCGGGGACGCGCGTAGATACCTGTCCTGCTCGTGACCGTGCGGGTCCGTCGAGGTGCGTACGGCGCACAGCATGCGCACCGGCAGCTCGCCCAGCCGCCGCGCGGCGAACCCGAGCAGCTCCACACTGGCCGGATCCAGCCACTGGAGGTCGTCCGCGACGATCAGCACCGGGCCCTTGGCGGCCAGGGCGCGCAGGGTCGACAGCACGGCCAGCCGGAGCGCGAGCCCGTCGCGCTGGAGGGTGGACTCGCCACGACCGGTGAGCGCGGACTCCAGCGCGGTGCGCTGCGGCGCGGGCAGCTGCTCGGACACCTCGTCCATGACCAGCCCGAGCAGATCGGTCAGCGCGAGGAAGGGCAGATGCGACTCGGACTCGGTGGCCGAGCAGCGCAGGACCGTCCGTGCCGATTCCTCGTATTCCGCGGCCAGAGCGCGCAGGATCGTCGATTTCCCGATACCCGCGGAACCGTGCACGAGCACGCTGCCGCCCCGCGCCAGCTGCTCACGCGCCGCCGTGAACAGCTCCTCCCGGCCAATGACCAGGTCGGGGCGGGGTCTCCCAGGCTCCTTGTACTCCCGTCGCACGGGCCACCGCTCCCCTCGAGTGTCGTGTCCGGGCCAATATTAGGCATCCGGTCATTGAATTTCGGAACGTAGACCCGGTGTGGGAAATAACAGGAAGGGTACGGCACAGGGAATTTCACCTGCCCGTTACATGAAAGCCGGGCTTCGCAACACCCCCGTCTCGGCGCGGGACCACGCCCGACGAGGGCCCGCCGGGCCGCCGGGGACGGAGTTCTACGGCAGCTGCCCCGCCCGCCGGGCGGCCACCACCGCCTCCAGACGGGTGTGCGCCCCGAGCTTCCGCATGGCCGACCGCAGATACGCCTTCACGGTCTCCGGACGCAGTCCCAGCCGCCGCGCCGCGACCGCGTTCGTCGCGCCCATCGCCACACAGGCCAGCACATCCACCTCACGCGCGGTGAGGGCGGTCCGCTCACCGCCGCCCGGGGCGGGCACGGCCCGATCGCCTGTGACCTCGCCGGAGGGGGACGCGCCCGCGAGCCGTCCGCACACCCGCAGCAGCTCCGCCCGCAGCGCCGGATCGTCGATGCGCGGGGCCAGCGCGCGCAGCGCTCCGTGCGCCTCCCGGACCTCCTCCCACGCCCCGGCCGAGTCTCCGTGCTCGACGGTCGTCCGGGCCGTGACCAGCAGGTTCCGTGCCTCGTCCCGCACCACCAGCGCCTGCTCCAGGTCCCGCGCCGCGTCCAGCGCGGCACCCACCGTGCGGTCGCCCAGCGGCTGCGCCGCGCGCAGGGCGCCGTACAGCACCCCGCGCACCTGACGCCGTACGACGACGGGGACCGCGAGGACGGAGCGGATGCCCTCGGCGGCGACCGCGGCGTCGTACTCGTGACTGATCTGGCGTGACAGTGAGTAGTCGGTCACCCAGCAGGGGCGGGCCAGGGCCACCGTCCTGCCGCCGAGGCCGTTGCCCGCGTGCACGGCGAGACCGCTGAGCGCGGTCGTCCGGTGGCCCTGGAGTTCGCTGATGCGCAATTGCCCGGGGCCGGGCTCGACCAGCCCGGCGAAGGCGAGGGGCAGCCCGGTGGACCGCCGCAGGATGCGCAGGGCGCTCCGCAGGTCCGCCTTTTCCGGCCAGACCGTCCCGAGGGGATACGAGGGATCGGTTGCCACGAACTCACCCCTTCCGCGCGGCGCACCCCCGTTCGGGGGTGGTGAGACGTGTATCACGCATTACACGATGTCAGGCAACGGTCCGGCAATGAGGAGGACACATGTCGGCGAGGACGAGCGCCACGGACGAGTTCCGGGCGGCCCGGGACTTCCTGCTGGCCCATCGTGAGGACTACGCCACGGCCTACGAGGGCTTCACCTGGCCACGCCCCGAGTACTTCAACTGGGCGCTCGACTGGTTCGACGTGATCGCACGCGGGAACGACCGCGCGGCGCTGCACATCGTCGAGGAGGACGGCACCGAGACCGTGGTCTCCTTCGCCGAGATGTCCGAGCGCTCGTCCCGGGTCGCCAACCGGCTGCGGGACCGGGGCGTCCGCGCCGACGACCGTATCCTCGTCATGCTCGGCAACCAGGCGGAGTTGTGGGAGACGGCCCTCGCCGCGATGAAGCTGCGGGCCGTCGTCATCCCCGCCACCCCGCTGCTCGGCCCCGCCGACCTGCGCGACCGGGTGGAGCGCGGCCGGGTCAGGCACGTGATCGTACGGGCCGAGGACGCCCCCAAGTTCGCGGACGTGCCCGGCCGTTACACCCGTACGACGGTCGGCGGCACGGTGGACGGCTGGCGGCCGTACGAGGAGGCGTACGCGGCCCCCGCCCGGTTCGAGCCGAACGGGCCGACCAACGCCTCCGACCCGCTGATGCTGTACTTCACCTCGGGCACGACCGCCCGGCCCAAGCTGGTCGAGCACACCCATGTGTCGTACCCCGTGGGCCACTTGGCGACCATGTACTGGATCGGCCTCAAGCCCGGCGACGTGCATCTGAACATCTCCTCGCCCGGCTGGGCCAAGCACGCCTGGTCCAACCTCTTCGCCCCCTGGAACGCGGAGGCGACGGTGTTCATCCACAACTACACCCGCTTCGACGCGGGCCGGCTGCTGTCGGAGATGGACCGCGCCGGCGTCACCACCTTCTGCGCCCCGCCGACCGTGTGGCGGATGCTGATCCAGGCCGACCTCACCCAGCTGAGGACCCCGCCCCGGGAGGTCGTCGCCGCCGGCGAACCCCTCAACCCCGAGGTGATCGAGCAGGTGCGCCGCGCCTGGGGCGTGGACATCCGCGACGGCTTCGGCCAGACCGAGACCGCCGTCCAGGTCTCCAACAGCCCCGGCCAGGAAGTCAAGACCGGCTCGATGGGCCGGCCCGGCCCCGGCTTCGAGGTCGTCCTCCTCGACCCCGTCTCGGGCGCCCCCGGCGCCGACGAGGGAGAGATCGCCCTCGACCTCTCCAACCGCCCGGTCGGTGTCATGACCGGTTACCACGGCGACCCGGACCGTACGGCGGAGGCGATGGCCGGCGGCTTCTACCGCACCGGTGACATCGGCTCCCGCGACGAGGACGGCTACATCACCTACGTGGGGCGCGCGGACGACGTGTTCAAGGCCAGCGACTACAAGATCAGCCCCTTCGAGCTGGAGAGCGCCCTGCTGGAGCACGACGCGGTCGCCGAGGCGGCCGTCGTGCCGGCGCCGGACGAGCTGCGCCTCGCCGTGCCGAAGGCGTACATCGTGCTGGCGGCAGGCTGGGAGCCGGGCCCGGACACCGCGAAGGTGCTGTTCGAGCACTCCCGGACCGTCCTCGCCCCCTACAAGCGGCTCCGCCGCCTGGAGTTCGGCGACCTGCCGAAGACCGTGTCCGGCAAGATCCGCCGTATCCAGCTGCGCGAGGCCACGGCCGCGGGCTCGGACGCGGAGTACCGCGAGGAGGACTTCCGGTGAGCGGCGAGCTGTCCTACACCCACGGCACCGGTGGCACCGCCCTGCTCGGCGACACCATCGGCGTCAACCTCGACCGCGCGGTCGAGGCCTGGCCCGACCGCGAGATGCTCGTCGACCTGCCCTCCGGTCGCCGCTGGACGTACGCCCGGTTCGCCGCCGACGTCGACGCGCTGGCGTACGCGCTGCGCGCGAGCGGCGTCGACAAGGGCGACCGGGTCGGCATCTGGGCCGTCAACTGTCCGGAGTGGGTGCTCGTCCAGTACGCCACCGCCCGCATCGGCGCGATCATGGTGAACATCAACCCGGCCTACCGCACCCACGAGGTCGAGTACGTCCTCGAACAGGCGGGCGTGTCCCTGCTCTTCGCCTCGCTCAGCCACAAGGCGAGCGACTACCGGGCGATGGTCGAGGAAGTGCGCACCCGCTGTCCGAGGCTGCGGGAGACCGTCTACTTCGGGGACCCGAGCTGGGACGCGCTGATCGCGCGCGGGACACCGGTGCCGTTCGAGGACCTGTCCTGCGACGACCCCATCAACATCCAGTACACCTCCGGCACCACCGGCTTCCCCAAGGGGGCGACCCTCTCCCACCACAACATCCTCAACAACGGCTACTTCGTGGGGGAGTCGCTCGCCTACACCGAGCGGGACCGGATCTGTGTGCCCGTGCCCTTCTACCACTGCTTCGGCATGGTGATGGGCAACCTCGCGGCCACCTCGCACGGCGCCTGCGTCGTCATCCCGGCCCCGTCCTTCGACGCGAGGGCCACCCTGGAGGCCGTCCAGCGCGAGCGCTGCACCTCCCTGTACGGCGTACCGACCATGTTCATCGCGGAGCTGAACCTCCCCGACTTCGGCGCGTACGACCTCTCCTCCCTGCGCACCGGCATCATGGCGGGCTCGCCCTGCCCGGTGGAGGTGATGAAGCGGGTGGTCACCGAGATGCACATGAGGGAGGTCTCGATCTGCTACGGCATGACCGAGACCTCGCCCGTGTCCACCCAGACCCGGCGCGACGACGACCTGGAACACCGCACCGCCACCGTCGGCCGCGTCCTGCCGCACATCGAGGTGAAGGTCGTCGACCCGGTGACCGGGGTGACGCGACCACGCGGCACCGCAGGGGAGTTGTGCACCCGCGGCTACAGCGTGATGCTCGGCTACTGGGAGGAACCGGAGAAGACCGCCGAGGCCGTCGACCCCGGCCGGTGGATGCACACCGGCGACCTGGCGACCATGCGCGAGGACGGATACGTCGAGATCGTCGGACGGATCAAGGACATGATCATCCGGGGTGGCGAGAACATCTACCCGCGCGAGATCGAGGAGTTCCTGTACGGCCACCCGAAGATCGCCGACGTCCAGGTGGTGGGGGTGCCGCACGAGCGGTACGGCGAGGAGGTGCTGGCTTGCGTCATCCCGCACGAGGGCGCCGAACCGCTCACCCTGGAGGAGCTACGGGCCTACTGCGACGGGCAGTTGGCGCACTACAAGATCCCGAGCGCGCTCCGTGTCCTGGACTCCTTCCCGATGACGGTGTCGGGGAAGGTGCGGAAGATCGAGTTGCGGGAGCGGTACGCCGCCGGATAGCCGCCGCGCGCGAGCGCCGCCTCAGGCCCCCGCACCCAGGGCGACCAGCTCCGTCGCCGCGCCGTTCACGGGCTGCGGGGTGCCCGTGAGGTCCAGGACGAACAGGCAGACGCCCAGGCCGTCGGCGCGGTCGCGGACGTCCTCGCCGTACCCGGCGAGGGAGAAGTAGAGGCAGCCGGTGGACTCCGTCATGGCGGTCAGCCACAGGCACTCGACATCGCGCCGCGAGGCCGGGCGGACCGACGGGTCCACCTGGGCCAGGACGCCCCGCGCGGCCAGGCCTATCCCGGACGGCTGGCGCCGGTCGGCGCGCCGGATGTCCCGGTAGCCCAGCCAGCGCAGATAGAGGGCGACGGCGGTGACCGCGTCGCGGTCCGTGCGGATGGTGAAGGGCCGGAAGGCCGCCCGGGGACCGGCGGGCTCTCCGGCGGTGCCGAGGGCGCCGCCCGGGCTCGGCGCGGGCAGGGTGCCGGACACGGGCACGCGCAGCACGGTCCCGCAGGCGCAGCCCAGCTCCGGATGGGGCCACTCACCGGCGCGGCCGCAGCCTCCGCAGCGGACGGTGACCCAGTCCTCGTCCCAGGTGTGGTGGGTGACGGAGGTGGGGGTGGCGCGGCGGTTCAGGGGCGGGGCGACCGGGGTGCCGCACGCGCAGGGGTAGGCAGGCGGGGCGTACCGGTGTTCCCGCCCGCAGTCCGGGCACCGCACCGCCATGCTCTCGCTCATGATCCCCACCCCACCACCCGAGCCGCACCGAGAACGCCTCCTCATCGTCCTCCAGCCGGGGCGGCTCCGGCAGGCAAACACCCCGAGACGCACCGGTGGATCGGCGCTGCCCGCGCCCTTGACGCTCCCTGCCGCCCCTCCTAATCTGATTCCAGATAGCAGAAAAGCTTTTCCGCATTGCGAAATAATGATGGAAAGGTCACTGACGGAATAACGGAAGTGCTCACCGCGGGGCGCGACGGGAGTGGGTCCGGCAGCTGAAGCAGGAGTGAGCACATGGCTCGTATGACCGCTGCCCGCGCGGCAGTCGAGATCCTCAAGCGCGAGGGTGTCCGTGACGCGTTCGGTGTCCCCGGCGCGGCGATCAACCCCTTCTACGCGGCCCTGAAGGCCGCCGGCGGGATCCAGCACACCCTGGCCCGGCACGTCGAAGGCGCGTCGCACATGGCCGAGGGTTACACCCGCACCCGTCCCGGCAACATCGGCGTGTGCCTCGGCACCTCCGGGCCCGCCGGGACCGACATGATCACCGGCCTCTACTCGGCCACCGGCGACTCCGTCCCGATCCTCTGCGTCACGGGCCAGGCGCCCACGGCCGTGATCCACAAGGAGGACTTCCAGGCGGTCGACATCGCCTCCATCGCCGGGCCGGTCACCAAGATGGCCGTGACCGTGCTGGAGGCCGCGCAGGTCCCCGGAGTGTTCCAGCAGGCCTTCCACCTGATGCGCTCGGGCCGTCCGGGGCCGGTCCTCGTCGACCTGCCGATCGACGTCCAGCTCACCGAGATCGAGTTCGACCCCGACACCTACGCGCCGCTGCCGGTCTACAAGCCGGTCGCCACCCGTGCCCAGATCGAGAAGGCGATCGGGCTGCTGAACGCGTCGCAGCGGCCGCTGATCGTCGCCGGCGGCGGTGTCATCAATGCCGACGCGTCCGAACTCCTCGTGGAGTTCGCCGAGTTGACGGGCGTTCCGGTGGTGCCCACGCTCATGGGCTGGGGCGTCCTGCCCGACGACCACGAGCTGAACGCCGGCATGGTCGGTCTGCAGACCTCGCACCGCTACGGCAACGCGACCTTCCTGGAGTCCGACTTCGTCCTCGGCATCGGCAACCGCTGGGCCAACCGGCACACCGGCAAGCTGGACGTCTACACGGCCGGACGGAGGTTCGTTCACGTCGACATCGAGCCCACCCAGATCGGCCGGATCTTCGCCCCCGACTACGGCATCGCCTCCGACGCCCGGGCCGCGCTGGAGCTGTTCGTCACGGTGGCACGGGAGTCGCAGGCGGACGGCCTTCTGCCGGACCGCTCCGCGTGGGCGGCCGACGCGCAGGACCGCAAGGCCCGCCTCCAGCGCCGTACGCACTTCGACGACATCCCGATCAAGCCGCAGCGCGTGTACGAGGAGATGAACAGGGCGTTCGGCCCCGAGACCCGGTACGTCTCCACCATCGGCCTCTCCCAGATCGCCGGCGCCCAGATGCTGCACGTCCACCGTCCGCGCCACTGGATCAACTGCGGCCAGGCGGGCCCGCTCGGCTGGACGGTCCCGGCCGCGCTCGGCGTGGCGAAGGCCGACCCGGAGGCGTCCGTGGTCGCCCTGTCCGGCGACTACGACTTCCAGTTCATGATCGAGGAGCTGGCGGTCGGGGCACAGCATCGCATCCCGTACATTCACGTCCTGGTCAACAACGCCTACCTGGGCCTCATCCGCCAGGCCCAGCGCGCCTTCGACATCGACTTCCAGGTCAACCTGGAGTTCGAGAACGTCAACTCGCCCGAGCTGGGCGTCTACGGCGTCGACCACGTGAAGGTCGCCGAGGGGCTCGGCTGCAAGGCGATCCGGGTGACCGACCCGGCCGAGCTGGGCGCCGCCCTCGAAGAGGCGAAGAAGCTCGCGGCCCGGTACCGGGTGCCGGTCGTCGTCGAGGTGATCCTGGAGCGCGTCACCGACATCGCGATGTCCACGACCAACGACATCGGCGACGTGACGGAGTTCGAGGAGATCGCGACGGAGCCGGGCCACGCGCCCACGTCGATCGGGTCGTTGCGGGTCTGAGAGGTCGTACGCGGCTGGGGGGCGGCCGTCCGAGGGGCGAGCCGCCCCCTTCGGCGGTGCGTGGGCGCGAGCGGACGGCGACGTGAAGCGCGACGAGGGGAGGCCCTGCGGCGGCGCGACCCCGCTGGACGCGAGCCGCTTCGTCGTACCGCCGCAGGGCCTCCCCCTGCCACCCCGGGTCTCCCCCGATCCCCGGGCCCCCGTTTCCCCCGTGGTCCCCCGTGCGTTTTCCCCGGGCCCCCGTTTCCCCCGTGGTCCCCCGTGCGTTTTCCCCGTGCCTCCGCGTTCCCCCGTGGAGGCTTCCCCCGTGGAGGCCCGCCGCCCCCGTGCCGACGGGCCTCCTGTGACGAGAATGTGCCCTGCATCACCGGTAGTTGAAGCCCCCACGCACGGGTTCAGAGGTTGATTTGAGGGTTCCGTAGACGGCCTACGCACGCTTGCGTAGGCACGAGGGCGACGGCGCCGGCCGTGATCGGGCCGCCGGACAGAACCGCTGTCGGCGCGGGCGCGGGCCGTCGACCACCTGCCGGGAGCCGACGAGGGCCGGCACCGCCTGCGCGGTACCGGTCCTCGTCGGCTCCCCCCGGGGCCGGTGCGCCGACGCTCGCCGTGCCGGGCCCGGACCGCGGCGGATGCGTCGGCGCCGGTTCCGCGTCCCTCACGTCGAGACGCGGAACCGGAGCCTTCGCCACCGCACTGGCGCGCACACCGCCGCGGTCCGTGCCCTGCCCGCGCGCGTCCGACACGCACCCCTCATCCGGGTCGGTCGGAAACGGTCGCGGGCGGTGCGTCCGATGGCTGATGGGTGACCATCAGGGACCGGACGCCGTTCGGGAATGCAGGAAGTCGATCGCCGGATCGTGCGGTCGCCGCAGCTCGGCGCGCCCCCGTGGCCTCGGCCAGGCCCTCACCCACCGTCAGGCGACGTACGCGCCTCCGGGCGCGGCGCCTACGCCGCTCAGGAAGTCGGCGTAGGCCGGACGGTGGTTCCGGCCCGCGGCGGTGCCTGGGCGCGACAGGACAGATGTCGGCGCCGCCGCGGACCGGAAGTTCGGGGAGGTGCCGGCCTCAGACGCGGGCGCCGGAGAGGCGCTCCACGGCCCGCAGCAGGGCCGAGTGGTCCAGGCCGCCGTCGCCCTGGGCGCGCAGTGAGGCGACCAGCTGGGTCACCACGGCGCCCACGGGCAGCGCGGCGCCCACGGCGCGGGCGGCGTCGGTGACGATGCCCAGGTCCTTGTGGTGCAGGTCGACGCGGAAGCCCGGCTGGAAGTCGCGGTTCAGGAAGTTGTTCTTCTTGCGGGTCAACACGGTCGAGCCCGCGAGCCCGCCGTTCAGGACGTCGAGGGCGGCCGCCAGGTCCACGCCCGACCTCTCCAGGAAGACCACGGCCTCGGCGCACGCCTGGATGTTCACGGCGACGATCAGCTGGTTCGCGGCCTTCACGGTCTGCCCGGCGCCGTGCGGACCGCACAGCACGACGGTCCTGCCGAGCGCCTCGAAGACCGGCTCGGCCTCGGTGAAGTCGGCCCGTTCGCCGCCGACCATGATGGACAGCACGGCCTCGACCGCGCCCGCCTCGCCGCCGGACACCGGGGCGTCGAGCACCCGGATGCCCTTCTCCCGCGCGGCCTTCGCCAGGTCGACGGAGGTCCGCGGGGTGATGGACGACATGTCGATCAGCAGCGTGCCGGGCCCGGCGTTCTCCAGGATGCCGCCGGGGCCGTACGCGATGGCCTCGACCTGCGCAGAGGCGGGCACCATCGTGATGACGACGTCGGCGTCGCCCACGGCCTCGGCGACGGAGGCCGCCGCGGTCCCGCCGGCGGCGGTCAGCCGGTCGAGCTTGTCCTGCTCCAGGGTGTGGCCCGTGACGTCGTAACCCGCCTTGATCAGGTTCTCCGACATGGGGGACCCCATGATGCCGAGACCTATCCACGCGACCTTGGGGAGATTGCTCATGGTGAGGGTGCCTCTCTGACTGCTCAGCTGCGTCTTCGGGGAGGGGCCGCGACCGCGGGACGGGCCTCCTGAGGCGGGGGCCTCAGCGGGCCGCCCGGGCCTCTCGGGGGAGCCATGCGAAGGCCTCGGCGCTCGGGCGGTCGCCCGGCTTGTACTCCAGCCCGACCAGGCCCTCGTAACCGGCCTCGGCCAACCGGTCGAGGAGGTCCGCCAGCGGGACGGTGCC is drawn from Streptomyces bottropensis ATCC 25435 and contains these coding sequences:
- a CDS encoding helix-turn-helix transcriptional regulator — its product is MATDPSYPLGTVWPEKADLRSALRILRRSTGLPLAFAGLVEPGPGQLRISELQGHRTTALSGLAVHAGNGLGGRTVALARPCWVTDYSLSRQISHEYDAAVAAEGIRSVLAVPVVVRRQVRGVLYGALRAAQPLGDRTVGAALDAARDLEQALVVRDEARNLLVTARTTVEHGDSAGAWEEVREAHGALRALAPRIDDPALRAELLRVCGRLAGASPSGEVTGDRAVPAPGGGERTALTAREVDVLACVAMGATNAVAARRLGLRPETVKAYLRSAMRKLGAHTRLEAVVAARRAGQLP
- a CDS encoding 2-hydroxy-3-oxopropionate reductase, with the translated sequence MSNLPKVAWIGLGIMGSPMSENLIKAGYDVTGHTLEQDKLDRLTAAGGTAAASVAEAVGDADVVITMVPASAQVEAIAYGPGGILENAGPGTLLIDMSSITPRTSVDLAKAAREKGIRVLDAPVSGGEAGAVEAVLSIMVGGERADFTEAEPVFEALGRTVVLCGPHGAGQTVKAANQLIVAVNIQACAEAVVFLERSGVDLAAALDVLNGGLAGSTVLTRKKNNFLNRDFQPGFRVDLHHKDLGIVTDAARAVGAALPVGAVVTQLVASLRAQGDGGLDHSALLRAVERLSGARV
- the gcl gene encoding glyoxylate carboligase codes for the protein MARMTAARAAVEILKREGVRDAFGVPGAAINPFYAALKAAGGIQHTLARHVEGASHMAEGYTRTRPGNIGVCLGTSGPAGTDMITGLYSATGDSVPILCVTGQAPTAVIHKEDFQAVDIASIAGPVTKMAVTVLEAAQVPGVFQQAFHLMRSGRPGPVLVDLPIDVQLTEIEFDPDTYAPLPVYKPVATRAQIEKAIGLLNASQRPLIVAGGGVINADASELLVEFAELTGVPVVPTLMGWGVLPDDHELNAGMVGLQTSHRYGNATFLESDFVLGIGNRWANRHTGKLDVYTAGRRFVHVDIEPTQIGRIFAPDYGIASDARAALELFVTVARESQADGLLPDRSAWAADAQDRKARLQRRTHFDDIPIKPQRVYEEMNRAFGPETRYVSTIGLSQIAGAQMLHVHRPRHWINCGQAGPLGWTVPAALGVAKADPEASVVALSGDYDFQFMIEELAVGAQHRIPYIHVLVNNAYLGLIRQAQRAFDIDFQVNLEFENVNSPELGVYGVDHVKVAEGLGCKAIRVTDPAELGAALEEAKKLAARYRVPVVVEVILERVTDIAMSTTNDIGDVTEFEEIATEPGHAPTSIGSLRV
- a CDS encoding AMP-binding protein — encoded protein: MSGELSYTHGTGGTALLGDTIGVNLDRAVEAWPDREMLVDLPSGRRWTYARFAADVDALAYALRASGVDKGDRVGIWAVNCPEWVLVQYATARIGAIMVNINPAYRTHEVEYVLEQAGVSLLFASLSHKASDYRAMVEEVRTRCPRLRETVYFGDPSWDALIARGTPVPFEDLSCDDPINIQYTSGTTGFPKGATLSHHNILNNGYFVGESLAYTERDRICVPVPFYHCFGMVMGNLAATSHGACVVIPAPSFDARATLEAVQRERCTSLYGVPTMFIAELNLPDFGAYDLSSLRTGIMAGSPCPVEVMKRVVTEMHMREVSICYGMTETSPVSTQTRRDDDLEHRTATVGRVLPHIEVKVVDPVTGVTRPRGTAGELCTRGYSVMLGYWEEPEKTAEAVDPGRWMHTGDLATMREDGYVEIVGRIKDMIIRGGENIYPREIEEFLYGHPKIADVQVVGVPHERYGEEVLACVIPHEGAEPLTLEELRAYCDGQLAHYKIPSALRVLDSFPMTVSGKVRKIELRERYAAG
- a CDS encoding AMP-binding protein, which codes for MSARTSATDEFRAARDFLLAHREDYATAYEGFTWPRPEYFNWALDWFDVIARGNDRAALHIVEEDGTETVVSFAEMSERSSRVANRLRDRGVRADDRILVMLGNQAELWETALAAMKLRAVVIPATPLLGPADLRDRVERGRVRHVIVRAEDAPKFADVPGRYTRTTVGGTVDGWRPYEEAYAAPARFEPNGPTNASDPLMLYFTSGTTARPKLVEHTHVSYPVGHLATMYWIGLKPGDVHLNISSPGWAKHAWSNLFAPWNAEATVFIHNYTRFDAGRLLSEMDRAGVTTFCAPPTVWRMLIQADLTQLRTPPREVVAAGEPLNPEVIEQVRRAWGVDIRDGFGQTETAVQVSNSPGQEVKTGSMGRPGPGFEVVLLDPVSGAPGADEGEIALDLSNRPVGVMTGYHGDPDRTAEAMAGGFYRTGDIGSRDEDGYITYVGRADDVFKASDYKISPFELESALLEHDAVAEAAVVPAPDELRLAVPKAYIVLAAGWEPGPDTAKVLFEHSRTVLAPYKRLRRLEFGDLPKTVSGKIRRIQLREATAAGSDAEYREEDFR